The following coding sequences are from one Prochlorococcus sp. MIT 0604 window:
- a CDS encoding MoaD/ThiS family protein, with product MESEKSNKIKVVLLSSIAEDLGWNEKFLTIEGSQMKVFSVWKLINSKLPQDNIIVSINQEITDMDAKINPNDEVAFMPMFTGG from the coding sequence ATGGAAAGTGAAAAATCTAACAAAATTAAGGTGGTTTTATTATCTAGTATCGCTGAAGATCTAGGTTGGAATGAAAAATTTCTTACAATTGAAGGCTCTCAAATGAAGGTTTTTTCTGTATGGAAGTTAATTAATTCTAAATTACCTCAAGATAATATTATCGTTTCTATTAATCAAGAAATTACAGATATGGATGCGAAGATTAATCCAAATGATGAGGTGGCATTTATGCCAATGTTTACCGGTGGATAA
- the moaB gene encoding molybdenum cofactor biosynthesis protein B — protein MLTVSDTRNTKNDESGNYLLQEAEKSGHNIVDKKICKDDIYLIRKYISDWISDPNIDVIITTGGTGITARDVTPEAIRPLLDKEIDGFGETFRFLSFKKIGTSTLQSRCIAGSANDKFLFVLPGSKDAVMTGWQDIISYQLNENTKPCNLINLIDKLKK, from the coding sequence TTGCTTACTGTTTCTGATACTCGTAACACAAAAAATGATGAGAGTGGAAATTATCTACTTCAAGAGGCTGAGAAATCAGGACACAATATCGTTGATAAGAAAATTTGCAAAGATGATATTTATTTAATTAGAAAATATATAAGCGATTGGATCTCAGATCCAAATATTGATGTAATTATCACAACAGGTGGTACAGGAATTACAGCTAGGGACGTTACTCCTGAAGCTATTAGACCTTTATTAGATAAAGAGATTGATGGTTTTGGGGAAACTTTTAGATTTTTATCATTTAAAAAGATAGGAACTAGTACTTTACAAAGTAGGTGTATTGCAGGATCTGCAAATGATAAGTTTTTATTCGTTTTACCTGGATCTAAGGATGCTGTGATGACAGGTTGGCAAGATATAATTTCTTATCAACTTAATGAAAATACAAAACCTTGTAATTTAATAAATCTCATTGATAAGTTAAAAAAATAA
- a CDS encoding molybdenum cofactor biosynthesis protein MoaE, with translation MDNLRIKFRILEETFNPYKEFELWEKVNKNSANSLFIGRVRPFDQFGNDLKKLEIVHYKGMTENYIKRYLMKISEKQDDLCIFLLHRIGFIYPNEPIILIAVSANHRGIANKYLQEILEFTKYKVPFWKKEWTLKGSSWVKKNTELGFKL, from the coding sequence GTGGATAATTTAAGAATAAAATTTAGAATCCTAGAAGAAACTTTTAATCCTTATAAAGAATTCGAACTTTGGGAGAAGGTCAATAAAAATTCAGCAAACTCACTTTTTATTGGAAGAGTAAGGCCTTTTGATCAATTTGGAAATGATTTAAAGAAACTAGAAATTGTTCATTATAAAGGAATGACCGAAAATTATATTAAAAGATATTTAATGAAAATTTCAGAAAAACAGGACGATTTATGTATTTTTCTCTTACACAGAATAGGTTTCATTTACCCTAACGAACCTATTATTTTAATAGCAGTAAGTGCAAATCATAGAGGCATTGCAAATAAATATCTCCAAGAAATACTTGAATTTACAAAATACAAAGTTCCTTTTTGGAAAAAAGAATGGACTTTAAAAGGATCCTCATGGGTAAAAAAGAATACTGAATTAGGATTTAAATTATAA
- the moaC gene encoding cyclic pyranopterin monophosphate synthase MoaC, with translation MDKSLTHINERGEMNIVDISDKVETKREALAEGYINLNKEILEKIKNEKIKKGDIFAAARFSAINGAKKTSELIPLCHNLSLNKITIDFEICESMKAIKIIAFCKSHSKTGVEMEALTSVSIGLLTLYDMLKALDPFMTIDNIRLLEKKGGKNGILKRS, from the coding sequence ATGGATAAATCTTTAACTCATATTAATGAAAGGGGAGAAATGAACATAGTTGATATTTCAGATAAAGTAGAAACTAAAAGAGAGGCTTTAGCAGAAGGATATATTAATTTAAACAAAGAAATATTAGAAAAAATAAAAAATGAAAAAATTAAAAAAGGTGATATTTTTGCAGCGGCTAGATTTTCTGCAATAAATGGTGCAAAAAAAACCTCAGAACTTATTCCTCTCTGTCATAATTTATCATTGAATAAAATCACAATTGATTTTGAAATTTGTGAATCAATGAAAGCAATTAAAATTATTGCTTTTTGCAAATCTCATTCGAAAACAGGTGTTGAGATGGAGGCTCTTACATCAGTTTCAATTGGTCTTCTCACTCTATATGACATGCTTAAAGCTTTAGATCCTTTTATGACTATTGATAATATTCGCCTTTTAGAAAAAAAAGGTGGTAAGAATGGAATATTAAAAAGAAGTTAA
- a CDS encoding molybdopterin molybdotransferase MoeA, with protein MGIDINNQGLYLNDAIKKILEEIDTLIVNNEILHKEEINLDEALGKVSMEEILSEEDIPGYRSSVMDGYALGESTKGNKWKIVGESFPGKPFNELLKKGEAVTISTGSFVPDNCFYVIPQEQVSLELLNGNEYILKKEKSFNNSWIREKNDQVFKGEILIKKGVKITPGILSKLASCGIKTIKVSKISKLGLLITGDELIKSGTARKKGEIWESNSILIKSISKNLGFEINEIHIEKDNYQNIKNSLRNISEFNDVVISVGGISVGKKDFLKDIINEIGEIKFWKLFLKPGKPFAFGLINKKIPYFGLPGNPVSAAITFIQLVWPALQKLEGITNIEFPLRIKVKLNSDLKRRKGRPELLRGKLIVNEEGELIADISEEQSSSKISSISNSDLLIEIPSEIDFCQKGNLLWAQLLKNNFL; from the coding sequence ATGGGAATTGATATAAATAATCAGGGTCTTTATTTAAATGACGCTATTAAAAAAATCTTGGAAGAGATAGATACTTTAATAGTGAATAATGAAATTTTACATAAGGAAGAGATCAATTTAGACGAAGCACTTGGAAAAGTTTCTATGGAGGAAATCTTATCTGAGGAAGATATACCAGGTTATAGATCATCAGTTATGGATGGATATGCGCTAGGAGAATCAACTAAAGGGAATAAATGGAAAATTGTCGGAGAGTCTTTTCCCGGGAAGCCATTTAATGAACTTCTTAAAAAAGGTGAAGCTGTAACGATTAGTACAGGTTCATTTGTGCCAGATAATTGTTTTTATGTGATACCTCAAGAACAAGTTTCTTTAGAACTTTTAAACGGAAATGAGTATATTCTTAAAAAAGAAAAATCATTTAATAACTCTTGGATTAGAGAAAAAAATGATCAAGTATTTAAAGGTGAAATATTAATCAAGAAAGGGGTAAAGATTACACCTGGGATTTTAAGCAAATTAGCAAGTTGTGGGATAAAAACTATAAAAGTGAGCAAAATTTCTAAATTAGGTTTACTAATTACTGGAGATGAACTTATCAAATCAGGGACTGCAAGAAAGAAAGGAGAAATATGGGAAAGTAATAGCATTTTGATAAAATCAATCTCAAAAAATCTTGGATTTGAAATTAATGAAATTCATATAGAAAAAGATAATTATCAAAATATTAAAAATTCTCTTAGAAATATTTCTGAATTTAACGATGTGGTTATTTCAGTTGGTGGGATATCAGTTGGTAAAAAAGATTTTTTAAAAGATATTATTAACGAGATAGGAGAAATTAAATTTTGGAAACTATTTTTAAAGCCAGGAAAACCCTTTGCTTTTGGATTGATAAATAAAAAAATTCCTTATTTTGGATTACCGGGGAATCCCGTTTCGGCAGCTATTACGTTTATCCAACTTGTGTGGCCCGCGCTTCAGAAACTTGAAGGCATTACTAATATTGAATTCCCTCTTAGGATTAAGGTTAAGCTGAATTCTGATTTGAAAAGAAGAAAAGGGAGACCAGAATTACTTAGAGGAAAACTTATTGTTAATGAAGAAGGTGAATTGATTGCAGATATTTCTGAAGAACAATCCTCATCAAAGATTAGTTCAATATCTAATTCGGATTTATTAATAGAAATACCTTCTGAAATTGATTTTTGTCAAAAAGGAAATTTATTATGGGCACAACTTTTAAAAAATAATTTTTTATAA
- a CDS encoding molybdopterin oxidoreductase family protein has protein sequence MNFTKSQCPYCGVGCGLKMKPKSSVSDDKWLVSGDRDSPSTQGKLCVKGATVCETLKDGRLKVPLYRENLNKEFKEISWDESYEILKENILSSIKNYGPDSIAMYGSGQFHTEDYYVAQKLLKGAIGTNNFDANSRLCMSSAVAGYNRSFGSDGPPCCYEDIDHCSLILLIGTNTAECHPVLFDRIKKRKRNVNDNLKVIVIDPRETETSSIADFYLQISSGTDLFLLIGIANYLYKNQLTDQNFIDKSTESYFDFVKHIQKWDLIKISEICNISEKTIIDIAKLWGESKNVLSLWSMGLNQRQEGTAAVNGLINLHLMTGQIGKEGSGPFSLTGQPNAMGGREAGGLSHLLPGYRFVKNKIDRNEIEKIWGFPEGKISAKQGLSAFEQIEAIKKGSVKIWWIAATNPLVSMPNLNFVKKALSKCPLIILNESYEQSESIKYAHLVLPAAQWSEKDGVMTNSERRVTLCPSFRESNKNSKPDWQIFAELGQKIGYFKQFEYESSSEVYDEFLKTTTKRLCDMSGLSYQLLKNHGPQQWPYPKGSVPSKSSKRLYEDGHFPTETGKANFCIDDPIGLAEPPSDEYPLILTIGRYLSQWHTMTRTSKVQKLTKKNPEPLLEINSKDALSLKIKNDEIVKIKSKRGEVQAKVQITDKIKAGTVFLPMHWGFSQKNMCEVNSLMHEKSCPISKQPELKACAVIIVPN, from the coding sequence ATGAATTTTACTAAAAGTCAATGCCCATATTGCGGTGTTGGCTGTGGTTTAAAAATGAAGCCTAAAAGTTCTGTTTCTGATGATAAATGGTTAGTAAGTGGAGATAGGGATAGTCCTTCAACTCAAGGTAAATTGTGCGTAAAAGGAGCAACAGTTTGTGAGACCCTAAAAGATGGGAGATTAAAAGTACCACTTTACAGGGAAAATTTAAATAAAGAATTTAAAGAAATTTCCTGGGACGAATCATACGAAATTCTGAAAGAGAATATTTTGAGTTCTATAAAGAATTATGGACCTGATTCAATAGCTATGTATGGCTCAGGTCAATTTCATACTGAAGATTATTACGTAGCCCAAAAGCTTCTCAAGGGAGCAATAGGCACAAATAATTTTGATGCTAATTCAAGACTATGCATGAGCTCAGCAGTAGCTGGATATAACAGAAGTTTTGGCTCTGATGGCCCTCCTTGTTGTTATGAAGATATTGATCATTGCTCTTTAATTTTATTAATAGGGACAAATACTGCAGAATGTCATCCCGTTCTTTTTGATCGAATTAAAAAACGTAAAAGAAACGTAAATGATAATTTAAAAGTAATAGTAATCGATCCAAGAGAAACAGAAACTTCATCCATAGCAGATTTTTACTTACAAATTTCTTCTGGAACAGATCTTTTTTTATTAATTGGGATTGCGAATTATCTTTATAAGAATCAATTAACTGATCAAAATTTCATTGATAAGTCGACCGAAAGCTATTTTGATTTTGTAAAACATATACAAAAATGGGATTTAATAAAAATAAGTGAAATTTGCAATATATCCGAGAAAACAATTATTGATATTGCAAAATTATGGGGAGAAAGTAAAAATGTTTTAAGTCTCTGGTCGATGGGTTTGAATCAAAGGCAAGAGGGTACAGCAGCAGTAAATGGGCTAATAAATCTTCATCTAATGACAGGCCAAATAGGCAAAGAAGGTTCTGGTCCTTTTTCCTTGACTGGCCAACCAAACGCTATGGGGGGGAGAGAAGCTGGTGGACTATCGCACCTTCTTCCAGGATATAGGTTTGTAAAAAATAAAATAGATAGGAATGAAATTGAAAAAATATGGGGGTTCCCTGAGGGAAAGATATCTGCAAAACAGGGTCTATCTGCATTTGAACAAATAGAAGCTATAAAAAAAGGATCTGTGAAAATTTGGTGGATTGCAGCTACAAACCCTTTGGTTAGCATGCCTAATTTAAACTTTGTAAAAAAAGCACTTTCAAAATGTCCTTTAATTATCCTCAACGAATCTTATGAACAAAGTGAATCAATTAAATATGCTCATCTAGTATTGCCCGCGGCTCAATGGAGCGAAAAAGATGGTGTTATGACAAATTCAGAAAGAAGAGTAACCCTTTGCCCATCTTTCAGAGAATCGAATAAAAATTCAAAACCAGATTGGCAAATATTTGCTGAATTAGGACAGAAGATAGGCTATTTCAAACAATTTGAATATGAATCTTCATCTGAAGTTTATGATGAATTTTTAAAAACGACTACAAAAAGATTATGCGATATGAGCGGATTATCATATCAATTATTAAAAAATCATGGTCCTCAACAATGGCCTTATCCTAAAGGCAGCGTACCTAGTAAATCTTCAAAAAGATTATATGAAGATGGTCATTTCCCAACTGAGACTGGCAAAGCAAATTTTTGTATTGATGATCCTATAGGGTTGGCTGAACCCCCTTCAGATGAGTACCCACTAATTTTGACAATTGGAAGATATCTAAGTCAATGGCATACAATGACAAGAACTTCTAAAGTTCAAAAACTTACAAAAAAGAATCCAGAACCGTTATTGGAAATTAATTCTAAAGATGCTTTATCTTTAAAAATCAAAAATGATGAAATAGTAAAAATTAAATCCAAAAGAGGGGAAGTTCAAGCAAAAGTTCAGATTACTGACAAAATTAAAGCAGGTACAGTTTTTTTACCAATGCATTGGGGTTTTAGTCAAAAAAATATGTGTGAAGTAAACTCTTTGATGCATGAGAAGTCATGCCCGATATCAAAACAACCAGAATTAAAAGCATGTGCAGTAATAATTGTTCCAAACTAG
- a CDS encoding ferredoxin--nitrite reductase: MQYYLNDKKLNKIEKQKAEKDGLKIFEELDDYALKGWEEMDEVDLQMRLKWYGLFWRPKTPGRFMMRLRVPNGILNSNQLRVIASIVARYGEDGSADITTRQNIQLRGVLINDLPDIIKRLREVDITSVQSGMDNPRNVTGNPLAGIDPEEIIDTRKYTSELEDYLTNSGNGNPEFSNLPRKWNTAVAGAKDNFLLHNDLIFHPVFKNGILGFGVWVGGILSATLNAYAIPLDVWVEEKDICKITGIITSLWRDNGDRFLRNKGRFRYYLNSIGIEKFRKLVEEKFGTLSNDPGSIFNEKQRSLFGINKQKQNNLYFAGLHIPVGRLCVEDIQEIARLSEKYGQSEVRLTEDQNLIIVGLKDNILEEFANEEIIKKFKLNPSHFSASTVSCTGSSYCSFALANTKDIARNISEKLDRELELSEEVKIHWTGCPNNCGQAHMGGIGMTGTKVKKEGGGTEDGYNVSIGGRQDHLQTLGETEFKKVSKHEIYNLIKEILINKFNAKLKT, from the coding sequence ATGCAATATTATTTAAATGATAAAAAATTAAATAAGATTGAAAAGCAAAAGGCGGAAAAAGATGGTCTGAAAATTTTTGAAGAATTAGATGATTATGCTCTTAAAGGGTGGGAAGAGATGGATGAAGTAGATTTGCAAATGCGCTTAAAGTGGTATGGCCTTTTTTGGAGACCAAAAACTCCTGGAAGATTTATGATGAGGCTTAGAGTTCCCAATGGAATTTTAAACTCTAATCAGTTGAGAGTAATCGCTTCAATAGTTGCTAGATACGGAGAAGACGGTTCTGCAGATATAACAACTAGGCAAAATATTCAATTAAGGGGAGTTTTGATAAATGATCTACCAGATATTATTAAAAGACTTAGAGAGGTTGATATTACATCCGTTCAGTCTGGAATGGATAATCCAAGAAATGTAACTGGCAATCCACTAGCGGGAATTGATCCTGAAGAAATTATTGATACAAGAAAATATACTTCTGAATTAGAAGATTACTTAACAAATTCTGGTAATGGCAACCCCGAATTCTCCAATTTACCCAGGAAGTGGAATACTGCAGTTGCCGGAGCAAAAGATAATTTTCTTCTACATAATGATCTTATCTTTCATCCTGTTTTTAAAAATGGAATATTAGGCTTTGGTGTCTGGGTAGGAGGAATTTTATCAGCAACTTTAAATGCTTATGCTATACCTCTAGATGTCTGGGTAGAAGAAAAAGATATATGTAAAATAACTGGAATTATTACTTCCCTTTGGCGAGATAATGGAGATAGATTTCTCAGAAATAAAGGAAGATTCAGATATTATTTAAACTCTATAGGTATTGAAAAATTTAGAAAACTTGTAGAAGAAAAATTTGGAACTTTGTCGAACGATCCAGGCTCAATTTTCAACGAAAAACAAAGAAGTTTATTTGGGATTAATAAACAAAAACAAAACAATCTTTACTTTGCTGGATTACATATTCCTGTAGGAAGATTATGTGTAGAAGATATACAAGAAATTGCAAGATTAAGTGAAAAATATGGACAAAGTGAAGTAAGACTAACCGAAGATCAAAATCTAATTATTGTTGGCCTGAAAGATAACATTTTAGAAGAATTTGCTAATGAAGAAATTATTAAAAAATTCAAATTAAATCCATCCCATTTTTCAGCGAGTACTGTTTCATGCACAGGGAGTAGTTATTGTAGTTTTGCTCTTGCAAATACCAAAGATATAGCAAGAAATATTTCTGAAAAATTAGATCGAGAACTTGAATTATCAGAGGAGGTTAAAATCCATTGGACAGGATGTCCAAATAATTGTGGACAAGCTCATATGGGTGGTATTGGCATGACCGGCACAAAGGTAAAAAAAGAGGGAGGTGGAACTGAGGATGGATATAATGTCAGTATTGGAGGAAGACAAGATCACCTGCAAACTTTAGGTGAAACCGAATTTAAAAAAGTTAGTAAACATGAAATTTATAATTTAATCAAAGAAATTTTAATCAACAAATTTAATGCAAAGTTAAAAACCTAA
- a CDS encoding nitrate reductase associated protein: MVNSQSNHYFNFEDDFIKDLRCIPLCVRRKLDLIGIKLKLTHWQDFNLIEKNKIVDWPDSKNDLFDLKIFLKEITSNSKYGEAKEIEISINQPWQNKNKVPDQVLKSALARGINISVEKWSNLNELDRFAFCKLVRPSHEHNNLDRAFDEILK; this comes from the coding sequence TTGGTTAACAGTCAATCAAATCATTATTTTAATTTCGAGGATGATTTTATTAAAGATTTAAGATGCATTCCTTTATGTGTAAGAAGGAAACTTGATTTAATTGGAATTAAATTAAAACTTACTCATTGGCAAGATTTTAATTTAATTGAAAAAAATAAGATAGTTGATTGGCCAGATTCAAAAAACGATCTTTTTGATTTAAAAATTTTTTTGAAAGAAATTACATCCAATTCAAAATATGGAGAAGCAAAAGAAATAGAAATTTCAATTAATCAACCTTGGCAAAATAAAAATAAAGTTCCTGACCAAGTTCTAAAATCGGCACTAGCAAGGGGAATTAATATTTCTGTTGAAAAATGGAGCAATTTAAACGAACTAGATAGATTTGCTTTTTGCAAATTAGTTAGACCCAGTCATGAACACAACAATTTGGATAGAGCATTTGATGAGATTCTAAAATAA